The region CGATGTCGAAGAAGGTAACCGCGGACCACAAGCAGCTAACGTTGTAAAACACTAATAACAACATTGATAAGAAAAGCTCTTCCTGATGGGAGAGCTTTTTTCATTTACTACCGGGTAATAAGAGGATATAAAGTTGATTTTTTAGATGGACGCTCCTGCCTACGTGATGATTTTTCATACCTCATAGTCATACTTCTGTAATCCCCCTTAAACTAACTTGATGAAAGAAACACAACATTTTACATTCTCTCTATCCCATCCTATAGTAGATAATAGAAACAAAACTTCAAAAGAGGAGGAACCGTCCATGTCACGCTATGACTTCACTAGAAATTCGTTTTTGCAATTTGTAAAAGACTGTGATGAAAAAGTACTCGATGTACAGCCTACAGGATCTCGAAACACGCTGCATTGGCACATTGGGCATGTGCTTGTGGTAACGGAAATGTTCTTGTTTAACTACCCGAAAGGATCAAGTAATATTCCGGAATCCTATCACGCGTTGTTCAAACCTGGTTCAAAGCCTGCTGACTGGCCTGAAGAAGTACCGAGTGTTTCCGAAATTGTTGATCATCTGGAAAAACAGTTGACCCGAATCAATGAGCTGTCTGATGACTATTTAGCCCAAGAACTTCCTTTCACGTTGCCATTTGGTAATTTTAAAACATATGGTGAATTGTATGATTTATCGATACATCATGAAGCAGAGCATCTTGGTCAAATAAAGGCAATGAAACGTATTGTCGAAGCAGAAAATTAAGCTGTCCGACAAGAAACCCCTCACTGCATGAAGCATGAGGGGTTTGTTCTTAATTAAATGTCTCTGTTAAGTTGGTAACGATTTGTTTCTTCCGTGATACGATGCCTTTTAATAAGGCTCGATTATTTTCCAATGTTACATCAAATGCTTTTTCCACATTGGCTTTTGCCTTTCCAAGCGCTAGTGCATCGGAATCATTGTTGATAATATCCGTAGCCACGAACAGGAACAAATCTAAATTTTTGTTTTCGATGGTCTTGTTGATTTCTGCTTCCAGTTCCGCTTGATGTTCAAGAATGGCTTTCGTATCAACCGCATTCACTTGAGCGATTTCTACTTTTGCGCCATGCATGTCAAACTCCTTGGCATCCATAGAAATCAGCTCAGCCATTGATTTGTCACGTAAATCCGCACCGGCCTGCAGCATATCAAATCCATATTGCTCCAGATTAACACCAGCGATTTCCGCTAACTCTTTGGCGGCATCAATATCTTGCTGGGTACAAGTTGGTGATTTTAATAACAATGAATCGGAAATAATTGCGGAAACAAGTAACCCGGCAATTTCCTTTGTAATCGTTACATTATTTTCCTGATACATTTTCTTTAAAATCGTTGCCGTACAACCAACCGGTTCCAAGCGAATAAACAACGGCTCATTCGTTTGAAAATTGGCCACCCGGTGATGATCAATGACCTCAACAATGCGTGCGTCATCGATATTATCTACACTTTGTTGAAATTCGTTATGATCGACTAAAATCACGTCACTATTTTCTGGAACTGATTCAATGAGACGTGGTGCCGATACACCAAAATGGTCCAGTGCATATTGGGTTTCCTTGTTTACCTCACCTAAACGTACAGGTTCCACATCATGGCCAAGTTCCTTCTTCAAATGTGCATATGCAAGTGCTGCTGTAATCGTATCTGTGTCTGGATTTTTGTGTCCAAAGATTAATGTTTTTCCCATGATAACTCCCCTTACTACAATGTCAATAACCATATTTATATTAATTATAGAGCAACAAGGCAAATTAGAAAAGTAGTTCGCCTTGTTTATACATTACCTGTTACTGTAAACTATCCAACCGGCTTACTCAGGTACGATCAACTTTTGCGTGTACTCGATCGACTTCCTGGCTCTCTCGATCAACTTTTGCGCGTGCTCGATCAACTTTCTGACTCTCTCGATCGACTTTTGCGCGTACTCGATCGACTTCTCGGCATTCTCGATCAACTTTTCAACTCGTTCGATCGACAATCAAACAATATCATTCAAACTAATATGCCCGCTTGTTATACCAAGTGATAATTTGCTGTTTCAAGTCAGGGTCATTTATTTCCTCCGCACCAAAGCCACACACATCAACAATCCGTACAAACTGACGGTCATCACTTCCCATCATTTTTACTACACAATACCCTTCTATATTCGATGGGATCATGTCTAAAATCTGTTCATTGCAATACAAATCCGTTATTTTCTCTCGATCCGTTTCACTTAATGCCCACTGTTTAGGGGTTGCTCCCGATGGCTGGGATGGATCTGATTGCACAGGTTCCACTGATTCTGATAACGCCGGTTGAATGGCATTTGACTCAGATGGCACCTCGGGCTGATTGTCAGCCATTGTCGTGTTTCGATCAGGTTCTGCTGTTTGATGCTTGGTAAAATGCATCCTTTCATTTATGCTATGTAACAATTTGATGATTTCGGAAAGGCCAATAAATAACATTCCTATCATAAATCCAGCAAAAAGGTAAGAAAAGAAAATAGACCAGACAATGCCGCTCTCAAAGCCGAAATAAGAATGATAATGCCCATACCCCATTCCAATCCCTGTAATTAGACCAATGACCATAATTGCCACCCCGATAATCAGTAAAATCTTGGCAACGATATTTTCCCGCATCTTTACTTCCTCCTTATGACAATCATTCAACAACGAATAAGTACGCTATTCTTCATTCTATCCTGCAGTTTTATCCAATGTACACAGGCTTTTTTCCCTAAAAGAAAACCAATCCATATGTAGTATTTACCAATACATACATTTTACATGAAATTTACACTTAAAAATACGAAAGAGCTTAGAAAAACTAAGCCCTTTCGTATACAAAGGTTTAGTTTGACCATACAAACCAAAAGTACAAAAAACTTTGGCTGAATAGCGTCCTATCATGAATGTTGCTTGATTCTTATACTAATCAACTGTATGTTTTTTCATGCTTTAAAAAGGTAATGGTTATACTACATGTAAAAAAGCAAGGAGGTAATCATCAATGAACGATCCAAAAAATATGCAAAAGGGCAGTACCCCTCGGCAAACACAGCAAAAACAACCTGGTATCGAAGCGATAATGAACCCACTGCCTGCGCAACCGACAGAATATAAAGGTACGGGAAAATTACAGGGGAAGAGTGCATTAATAACGGGTGGTGATAGCGGAATCGGACGCGCCGTTTCCATCATGTACGCTAAAGAAGGCGCGAATGTGGCTATTGCTTATTTGGATGAACATGAGGATGCAGAGGAAACAAAGAAAATGGTCGAAGCGGAGGGGGTACGATGCATTTTACTCCCAGGAGATATTAAAAATGAATCTCATTGCGAAGACCTCGTTAAAAAAACGGTACAAGCCTTTGGCAAGATAAATATTTTAGTAAATAATGCTGCCATACAATATGTACAGAACGACTTGCTTGATATCACGTCAGAGCAATTGGAGGAAGTATTTCGTGTCAACTTCTTTTCACAATTCTATACAACAAAGGCCGCAATTCGCTATATGCAAGCTGGCGATGCGATTATTAGCACATCGTCGATCAATGCCTACCGGGGAAATCCAACTTTAATCGATTATTCCGCGACTAAAGGAGCCATCACCGCGTTCATCCGCAGCATTGCACAA is a window of Lentibacillus daqui DNA encoding:
- a CDS encoding manganese-dependent inorganic pyrophosphatase, translated to MGKTLIFGHKNPDTDTITAALAYAHLKKELGHDVEPVRLGEVNKETQYALDHFGVSAPRLIESVPENSDVILVDHNEFQQSVDNIDDARIVEVIDHHRVANFQTNEPLFIRLEPVGCTATILKKMYQENNVTITKEIAGLLVSAIISDSLLLKSPTCTQQDIDAAKELAEIAGVNLEQYGFDMLQAGADLRDKSMAELISMDAKEFDMHGAKVEIAQVNAVDTKAILEHQAELEAEINKTIENKNLDLFLFVATDIINNDSDALALGKAKANVEKAFDVTLENNRALLKGIVSRKKQIVTNLTETFN
- a CDS encoding SDR family oxidoreductase, with product MNDPKNMQKGSTPRQTQQKQPGIEAIMNPLPAQPTEYKGTGKLQGKSALITGGDSGIGRAVSIMYAKEGANVAIAYLDEHEDAEETKKMVEAEGVRCILLPGDIKNESHCEDLVKKTVQAFGKINILVNNAAIQYVQNDLLDITSEQLEEVFRVNFFSQFYTTKAAIRYMQAGDAIISTSSINAYRGNPTLIDYSATKGAITAFIRSIAQSLAKKGIRANAVAPGPVWTPLIPSSFDENQVEKFGQDSLMGRPGQPSEHAWPYVMLAADESSYMTGQAIHINGGTWTSS
- a CDS encoding DinB family protein; this encodes MSRYDFTRNSFLQFVKDCDEKVLDVQPTGSRNTLHWHIGHVLVVTEMFLFNYPKGSSNIPESYHALFKPGSKPADWPEEVPSVSEIVDHLEKQLTRINELSDDYLAQELPFTLPFGNFKTYGELYDLSIHHEAEHLGQIKAMKRIVEAEN